From a single Eleginops maclovinus isolate JMC-PN-2008 ecotype Puerto Natales chromosome 20, JC_Emac_rtc_rv5, whole genome shotgun sequence genomic region:
- the tusc2a gene encoding tumor suppressor 2, mitochondrial calcium regulator a, producing the protein MGGSGSKAKGVWPFSGNGAGGEAVSDETEQSVSRLKASRNATPFVFTRRSSLYYDEDGDLAHEFYEETVVTKNGRKKSKLKRIQKNLIPQGMVKLDHPCIHVDFPIILCEV; encoded by the exons ATGGGAGGAAGCGGATCCAAAGCCAAAGGTGTCTGGCCTTTCTCAGGCaatggagctggaggagaggcAGTCAGTGATGAGACTGAGCAGTCTGTGTCCCGCCTCAAAGCTTCCAGAAATGCAACCCCATTTGTCTTCACCAGGAGGAg TTCTTTGTACTACGACGAAGACGGGGACCTTGCCCATGAATTCTATGAAGAGACGGTTGTaacaaaaaatggcagaaaaaagtCCAAGTTGAAGAGGATCCAGAAAAATCTGATTCCACAG ggAATGGTGAAGCTGGACCACCCATGTATACATGTAGATTTCCCCATCATCCTCTGTGAGGTGTGA
- the LOC134883125 gene encoding ras association domain-containing protein 1-like isoform X2, protein MTSAASDTEKSPSFEWTWGSSTSSGYCSDEEPDSEFEQYFTAKTSFFPKTRKANVTAKVKQDEQIEWGKQELTTADFQEKVKEYNAQINSNLFMNMNKDGSYTGFIKVQFKLARPVSVPPTKKGGSDAGARRAVGVKRRTSFYLPKDASKHLHISSRTSAREVIEALLKKFTVVDNPGKFALFERSERHDQVYVRKVSDNECPLRLRLCAGPNEKILSFVLKENETGEVNWHAFSMPELKNFLRILQREEEEHVKQIVQRYALARTKMQDALAGSTPG, encoded by the exons ATGACAAGCGCGGCTAGCGACACGGAGAAATCCCCCTCCTTCGAGTGGACCTGGGGCAGCTCCACCAGCAGCGGCTACTGCAGCGACGAGGAGCCCGACTCCGAGTTTGAGCAGTACTTCACCGCGAAGACATCCTTCTTCCCTAAAACCCGGAAAGCTAACGTCACTGCTAAAGTAAAGCAG GATGAACAGATTGAATGGGGAAAGCAAGAGCTGACGACTGCAGATTTTCAGGAGAAGGTGAAGGAATACAACGCTCAAATCAACAGCAATCTGTTCATGAACATG AACAAGGATGGTTCCTACACAGGCTTCATAAAAGTGCAGTTCAAATTGGCACGACCTGTGTCAGTTCCACCTACAAAGAAAGGAGGTTCTGATGCTGGAGCGAGGAGGGCTGTTGGGGTGAAACGCCGCACATCTTTCTACCTGCCAAAAGATGCATCCAAGCACCTGCACATAAGCTCACGCACTTCTGCTCGGGAGGTTATCGAGGCTTTGTTGAAAAAGTTTACTGTGGTGGACAATCCTGGCAAATTTGCTCTCTTTGAGCGAAGCGAGCGTCATGACCAAG TTTATGTTCGCAAGGTGTCTGACAATGAGTGTCCCCTCCGCCTGCGTCTGTGTGCTGGACCCAATGAAAAAATCCTCAGCTTTGttctgaaagaaaatgaaactggAGAAGTCAAT TGGCATGCCTTCTCTATGCCTGAGTTGAAGAACTTCCTGCGTATTCTGCAGCGTGAAGAGGAGGAGCACGTCAAGCAGATAGTGCAGCGATACGCTCTGGCCCGCACTAAGATGCAGGACGCTTTGGCTGGTTCGACTCCCGGTTGA
- the hyal1 gene encoding hyaluronidase-1, whose translation MSSFQQEVLLFLNLISLVSGLQFATEVPFLTVWNAPTANCFSQYGIDLDLGTFSIVQNQNQTFIGENITIFYSEKLGLYPRYTGKGEAINGGVPQNASLDEHLRAASEDIRTLIPDRDFQGLAVVDWESWRPVWERNWDSKQVYMEGSRALVKSRHPDWSPAQVEVEARVEFEEGGRKFMEETLKLGQQERLNGLWGFYGFPNCYNYYSDKSTNYTGECPPLELKRNDQLMWLWNVSSALYPDIYLSLQLRDLSREVLLYTHHRILEAMRASSTTPVFPYTRIVYTYTLDFLSKEHLVYTVGESAALGSAGVVLWGDNTFSKSQATCKAVKSYIDQTLGPYLVNVTAAAALCSQTMCSFQGRCQRRNSDSRAYLHLDPAVWKVVSEKKPHGGQNYRVLGQMKNHEVTLMKSEFRCKCYPGWGGESCSKRMQG comes from the exons ATGAGTTCCTTTCAACAGGAAGTGCTGCTTTTCTTAAATCTGATCAGCCTGGTGTCAGGGCTGCAGTTTGCAACAGAAGTGCCTTTCCTCACAGTGTGGAACGCCCCTACTGCCAACTGTTTCTCACAATATGGCATTGACCTTGATTTGGGCACGTTCAGCATCgtccagaaccagaaccagacaTTTATAGGTGAAAACATTACAATCTTTTACTCTGAAAAGCTGGGTCTGTATCCCAGGTACACCGGCAAAGGAGAGGCTATCAATGGCGGGGTACCTCAGAACGCCAGTCTGGATGAACACCTCAGGGCGGCCTCTGAAGATATCCGCACCTTGATCCCTGACAGGGATTTCCAGGGCCTGGCTGTGGTGGACTGGGAGAGCTGGAGACcagtttgggagagaaactggGACAGTAAACAGGTGTACATGGAGGGCTCAAGAGCACTAGTGAAGTCCAGACATCCAGATTGGAGTCCTGCACAGGTAGAAGTCGAAGCCCGGGTGGAGTTTGAGGAAGGTGGGAGGAAGTTCATGGAGGAAACATTAAAGCTGGGGCAGCAGGAGAGACTAAATGGGCTGTGGGGCTTTTACGGTTTCCCCAACTGCTACAACTACTACAGTGACAAAAGCACAAACTATACAGGCGAGTGTCCACCTCTGGAGCTGAAGAGGAATGACCAGCTGATGTGGTTGTGGAACGTCTCTTCTGCTCTTTATCCTGACATCTACCTCAGCCTGCAGCTGCGAGACCTGAGCAGAGAAGTGCTCCTCTACACCCACCACCGCATCCTGGAGGCCATGAGAGCTTCATCAACAACACCTGTGTTCCCTTACACTCGCATCGTCTACACATACACGTTAGATTTCCTCTCTAAG GAGCATCTGGTCTATACCGTCGGAGAGAGTGCTGCTTTAGGATCTGCAGGGGTGGTGCTGTGGGGCGACAATACCTTCTCTAAATCTCAG GCTACTTGTAAGGCTGTGAAATCCTACATCGACCAGACTCTGGGTCCTTACCTAGTGAACGTCACGGCGGCGGCGGCTCTCTGCAGTCAGACAATGTGCTCCTTTCAGGGAAGATGCCAGAGGAGGAACTCAGACTCGAGGGCCTACCTACACCTAGACCCTGCGGTGTGGAAGGTGGTGTCTGAAAAGAAACCACATGGAGGGCAGAACTACAGAGTTTTAGGACAGATGAAAAACCACGAGGTAACATTAATGAAGTCTGAGTTTCGGTGCAAGTGCTACCCAGGATGGGGCGGGGAGAGCTGCTCCAAACGAATGCAGGGATAA
- the hyal2a gene encoding hyaluronidase-2, translated as MLYWTLSDWKVLLLTVLLWDCLCAVGLKPTRWPLYSKKPLLLAWNAPTEDCGPRHGIRFQLDKFQIVASPNEGFVRQNLTIFYEDRLGLYPYFKSDETAVNGGLPQAASLTQHLEKMPEGVRKYIREPGAKGLAVIDWEAWRPLWIRNWENKDVYRRHSLELVRQKNPTWPREQVTKVAQKEFEMSARKFMLETLRYAKNLRPNQLWGFYLFPDCYNHDYRRTLENYTGRCPDVEVARNEQLKWLWTESTALFPSIYMAPVLRSSDSGRKFVRNRVKEGMRLASSGDGLARPVFVYTQPTYSNSLEQLTETDLVSTIGESVALGAAGIIMWGDAAYASSKNSCSDLDAYLRGPLGQYLLNVSTAAELCSQTLCGSHGRCLRKNPDSDVYLHLDPVSNSATMSGRLMGSLAKTTLQTQFQCQCFSGYQGEGCDQTDPLHQRGTASQMLASALQCASLLIISQLLC; from the exons ATGTTGTACTGGACTCTGTCTGACTGGAAAGTGCTGCTGCTGACTGTGCTGCTATGGGACTGCCTTTGTGCTGTGGGACTAAAGCCGACGAGATGGCCACTGTATTCTAAAAAGCCTTTGCTCCTTGCTTGGAATGCCCCGACTGAAGACTGCGGCCCGAGGCATGGTATACGCTTTCAGCTTGATAAATTCCAAATCGTGGCCTCACCCAATGAGGGCTTTGTTCGGCAGAACCTCACCATCTTCTATGAAGATCGCTTGGGCTTGTACCCCTACTTCAAGTCAGATGAAACAGCGGTGAATGGGGGGCTGCCGCAGGCGGCCAGTCTCACTCAGCACCTGGAGAAGATGCCTGAGGGAGTGCGGAAGTATATACGGGAACCAGGGGCCAAGGGCCTGGCAGTTATTGATTGGGAAGCCTGGCGCCCACTCTGGATACGCAACTgggaaaataaagatgtttacCGCAGACATTCTCTTGAGTTGGTGCGTCAGAAAAACCCAACATGGCCTCGAGAACAGGTGACCAAAGTGGCCCAGAAGGAATTTGAAATGTCTGCCAGGAAGTTCATGCTGGAAACACTAAGGTACGCCAAGAACCTGAGGCCCAACCAGCTGTGGGGTTTCTACCTGTTCCCTGACTGCTACAATCACGACTACAGACGCACTCTGGAGAACTACACGGGCCGCTGTCCTGATGTTGAGGTGGCCCGCAACGAGCAGCTGAAGTGGTTATGGACTGAGAGCACGGCCCTCTTCCCCTCCATCTACATGGCCCCTGTGCTGCGTTCCTCGGACTCCGGGCGGAAGTTTGTCCGGAACCGTGTGAAGGAGGGGATGCGTTTGGCATCATCCGGCGATGGGTTGGCACgtcctgtgtttgtgtacacCCAGCCCACTTACAGCAACTCCCTGGAGCAGCTGACAGAG ACTGACCTCGTCTCCACCATTGGGGAGAGCGTGGCTTTGGGAGCAGCTGGAATCATAATGTGGGGAGACGCAGCATATGCAAGCAGCAAA aACAGTTGCTCTGACCTGGATGCCTATCTCCGGGGTCCGCTGGGTCAATACCTCCTCAACGTTTCCACGGCAGCAGAGCTATGCAGCCAGACCTTGTGTGGTTCTCACGGCCGCTGCCTGCGCAAAAATCCAGACAGCGATGTTTACTTGCATCTGGACCCCGTCAGCAATAGCGCCACAATGAGCGGCAGGCTGATGGGCAGCTTGGCAAAGACAACTTTACAAACCCAGTTTCAGTGCCAGTGCTTCAGCGGCTATCAGGGGGAGGGCTGTGATCAGACAGACCCTCTACACCAAAGAGGGACAGCATCTCAAATGCTGGCGTCAGCTCTGCAATGTGCCAGCTTACTGATTATCTCTCAGCTCCTCTGTTAA